A window from Prochlorococcus marinus CUG1435 encodes these proteins:
- the msrA gene encoding peptide-methionine (S)-S-oxide reductase MsrA: MKYFLPLLIAFSILINPLNTLAEELILAGGCFWCLEHDLESLKGINFVQSGYSGGNLQNPTYENHDGHQEVVLVNYDPQLVTLPEILRLYFRNIDPLDGKGQFCDRGDSYRPVIFFEDANEESDAINATASASNELRVPLEKISVELKSKGQFWLAEDYHQDFAERNELKYKFYRFSCGRDQRLDKLWGNNARSTNLWTE, from the coding sequence ATGAAATATTTTTTACCTTTATTAATTGCCTTTTCAATTTTAATAAACCCTTTAAATACCCTTGCAGAAGAATTGATTCTTGCGGGAGGCTGCTTTTGGTGTTTAGAACATGATTTAGAGTCCTTAAAGGGAATAAATTTTGTACAAAGTGGGTATTCAGGAGGAAATTTACAAAATCCCACTTACGAAAATCATGATGGACATCAGGAAGTTGTTTTGGTTAACTATGATCCCCAATTAGTAACTTTACCCGAGATACTTAGGCTCTATTTCAGAAATATTGATCCTCTGGACGGTAAGGGTCAATTTTGTGATCGTGGAGATTCTTATAGGCCAGTGATCTTTTTCGAAGATGCAAATGAGGAAAGTGATGCAATAAATGCAACTGCTTCCGCCTCAAATGAATTGCGTGTGCCATTAGAAAAAATTTCTGTAGAACTAAAGTCAAAAGGTCAATTTTGGTTAGCTGAAGACTATCATCAGGATTTTGCTGAGAGAAATGAATTAAAATATAAGTTCTATAGATTCTCATGTGGGAGAGATCAGAGGTTGGATAAATTATGGGGTAATAACGCTAGATCAACAAATCTTTGGACAGAATGA
- the lpxB gene encoding lipid-A-disaccharide synthase has translation MNKKIFISTGEVSGDLHGSLLSKALFDEAGKKSLDLEICGLGGDRMKKEGVKILQDTTSISAIGIWEALPLLLPTIRIQRRFYKLLKKYPPDCLILIDYMGPNINIGTKLKRSRNNIPIYYYIAPQEWAWRVGNNSTSNLINFSDKIFAIFKQEANFYKKRGGNVFWVGHPMIDLTKKLPSKKVSRTILNLRENENILLLMPASRHQELKYILPTFLKTAKKLQLRYPNLIVYIPSCRRVFDKKLRKGLEKYEIKGKVISQQDDSKLMPYIYSLAKLALCKSGTVNMELALYGIPQIIGYRVSRVTAFIAKRILNFKVKFISPVNLLMRKFIIPEFVQKNFNEKKIFFKACRLLDLTSEKAKIKKGYTLLKKELGEEGVVDRAAKEIINSII, from the coding sequence ATGAACAAAAAGATATTTATTAGTACGGGAGAAGTCTCAGGAGACTTACATGGGAGTTTATTGTCAAAAGCATTATTTGATGAAGCGGGTAAAAAATCATTAGATTTAGAAATTTGCGGATTAGGTGGTGACAGGATGAAGAAAGAAGGCGTAAAAATTCTTCAAGATACTACATCAATTAGTGCAATAGGAATTTGGGAGGCATTACCTCTTCTTCTCCCAACAATAAGAATTCAAAGAAGATTTTATAAATTACTAAAAAAATATCCTCCCGATTGCTTAATTTTGATTGACTATATGGGGCCTAATATTAATATTGGGACTAAATTAAAAAGATCGAGAAATAATATTCCAATTTATTACTACATAGCGCCTCAGGAATGGGCGTGGAGAGTTGGGAATAATAGCACATCAAATTTAATCAATTTCTCAGATAAAATTTTTGCGATTTTTAAGCAGGAAGCGAACTTTTATAAAAAGAGGGGTGGAAATGTTTTTTGGGTTGGACATCCAATGATTGATTTAACGAAAAAACTACCTTCCAAGAAAGTTTCTAGAACAATTCTAAACCTTAGAGAAAACGAGAATATCTTACTTTTAATGCCTGCATCAAGACATCAAGAGTTGAAATATATATTACCCACCTTCTTGAAAACTGCCAAAAAATTACAATTAAGATACCCAAATCTCATTGTTTATATCCCATCTTGTAGGAGGGTTTTTGATAAAAAATTAAGAAAGGGCTTAGAAAAATATGAAATTAAAGGTAAGGTTATTTCTCAACAAGATGATTCTAAATTGATGCCTTACATTTATTCATTGGCAAAACTAGCTTTATGTAAATCAGGCACAGTTAATATGGAATTGGCTTTATATGGAATACCACAGATTATTGGATATAGAGTAAGTAGAGTAACTGCTTTTATTGCAAAGAGAATTCTTAATTTTAAAGTAAAGTTTATTTCTCCTGTGAATCTTTTAATGAGAAAATTTATTATACCTGAGTTTGTCCAGAAAAATTTTAATGAAAAGAAAATTTTTTTTAAAGCTTGCAGGCTTCTCGATTTGACATCAGAAAAAGCAAAAATCAAAAAAGGTTACACTCTTTTAAAAAAAGAATTAGGTGAGGAAGGAGTAGTTGATAGAGCTGCTAAAGAAATCATTAATTCTATTATTTGA
- the lpxA gene encoding acyl-ACP--UDP-N-acetylglucosamine O-acyltransferase: MENKNTELNSSLSGVKVHPNAFVDSNAILDDGVIISQGAIVGPNVTIGKGTEIGPNAIITGRTQIGSNNKVFPNVFIGLDPQDLKYKGASTEVIIGDNNIFRECVTINKATDEGEKTIIGNNNLLMAYTHIGHNCELGNRIVLSNSVQVAGHVKVEDKAIIGGCLGIHQFVHIGYLAMIGGMTRVDRDVPPFCLAEGHPGRLRGLNRIGIKRSGLMENKDFDLKILQSTWNLLFKSNHVMSEALDIAIKSELDISSTKLCNFLENSITKDRRGPMPLVN; encoded by the coding sequence ATGGAGAATAAAAATACTGAATTAAATTCAAGCTTAAGTGGTGTTAAAGTGCACCCTAATGCTTTTGTTGATTCAAATGCAATATTGGATGATGGGGTAATTATTTCTCAAGGAGCTATTGTTGGTCCTAATGTAACTATCGGCAAAGGAACTGAAATAGGCCCGAATGCTATTATTACCGGTAGAACTCAAATCGGTAGTAATAATAAAGTCTTCCCAAATGTTTTTATAGGTCTGGATCCCCAAGATCTAAAATATAAAGGGGCCTCTACTGAAGTAATTATTGGTGATAATAATATATTTAGAGAATGCGTCACAATTAATAAGGCAACTGATGAAGGAGAAAAAACTATAATAGGCAACAATAACTTGTTAATGGCTTACACTCATATAGGCCATAATTGCGAACTTGGAAATAGAATAGTTTTGTCAAATAGTGTTCAAGTTGCAGGACATGTAAAGGTTGAAGATAAAGCTATTATTGGAGGCTGTTTGGGTATTCATCAATTTGTACACATTGGATATTTAGCAATGATTGGAGGAATGACTAGGGTGGATAGAGACGTGCCACCTTTTTGTCTGGCTGAAGGACATCCAGGAAGATTAAGAGGTTTAAATAGGATTGGCATAAAAAGAAGTGGTTTGATGGAAAATAAGGATTTTGATTTAAAAATTTTGCAAAGTACATGGAATTTACTTTTTAAATCTAATCATGTAATGTCTGAAGCATTGGATATAGCAATAAAAAGTGAGTTAGATATTTCTTCAACAAAATTATGTAATTTTTTAGAAAATTCAATTACAAAAGATAGACGCGGTCCAATGCCTTTAGTAAATTAA
- the fabZ gene encoding 3-hydroxyacyl-ACP dehydratase FabZ: protein MEKKVSNENNQLSSENILGLLPHRYPFALVDKVIEHIPGERAVAVKNVTINEPQFQGHFPERPLMPGVLIVESMAQVGGIIVTQMPDLPKGLFVFAGINNVKFRKPVVPGDQLIISCELLSIKRKRFGKVKGEAHVDGKLVCGGELMFSLVD from the coding sequence TTGGAAAAGAAAGTATCCAATGAGAATAATCAACTCTCTTCTGAGAATATACTAGGTTTATTACCTCACAGATATCCTTTTGCTCTTGTTGATAAAGTCATTGAGCATATTCCTGGGGAGCGTGCTGTTGCAGTAAAAAATGTAACTATTAATGAGCCTCAATTTCAAGGACACTTTCCTGAAAGGCCACTAATGCCAGGAGTTCTTATTGTTGAATCAATGGCTCAAGTTGGGGGTATTATTGTAACGCAAATGCCTGATCTCCCAAAAGGTCTATTCGTTTTTGCTGGAATTAATAATGTTAAATTCAGAAAACCTGTTGTTCCTGGAGATCAATTAATAATTTCATGTGAGTTATTGAGTATTAAAAGAAAAAGATTTGGCAAGGTTAAAGGTGAAGCGCATGTTGATGGAAAATTGGTTTGTGGTGGAGAGTTAATGTTCTCATTGGTTGATTAG
- a CDS encoding UDP-3-O-acyl-N-acetylglucosamine deacetylase yields MFSWPSNYDSCYTLAGVISREGIGLHSGEKTRVTISPYEKEGYYVSFRDKPDEIFQLTQDLIGSTMLCTAVKLGGRNLYTIEHLLSSMAGCGLSYIHIIVEGKEIPLLDGSAIQWVRDFEEVGIKKAPKPENFFREINKSIIFNKEDSVIAATPSEKTTIVSTISFSYKAIGNQTFVIDLSPKSFVEMIAPARTFGFKDQFQELSELGLIKGGSLENALVCDGDKWVNPPLRFDNEPIRHKILDLIGDLALVGLPKAQILVYKGSHSLNALLASSLKY; encoded by the coding sequence GTGTTTTCTTGGCCTTCTAATTATGATTCTTGCTACACCTTAGCTGGTGTTATTTCCAGAGAAGGAATAGGGCTTCATAGTGGAGAAAAAACAAGAGTTACAATTTCTCCTTATGAAAAAGAAGGATATTATGTTTCTTTCAGAGATAAGCCGGACGAAATTTTTCAGCTTACTCAAGATTTAATTGGAAGTACTATGCTTTGTACGGCCGTTAAATTAGGAGGGCGAAATTTATATACAATTGAACATTTATTATCTTCGATGGCTGGATGCGGGTTGAGTTATATACATATTATTGTTGAGGGTAAAGAGATTCCGCTACTTGATGGATCAGCAATTCAGTGGGTCAGGGATTTTGAAGAAGTAGGAATAAAAAAAGCACCTAAACCAGAGAATTTTTTTCGCGAGATTAATAAATCAATAATATTTAACAAAGAAGACTCAGTTATAGCTGCAACTCCTTCTGAAAAAACTACAATTGTATCCACTATAAGTTTTTCCTATAAAGCAATAGGAAATCAAACCTTTGTGATTGACTTAAGTCCTAAAAGTTTCGTTGAAATGATTGCTCCAGCAAGAACATTTGGTTTTAAGGATCAATTTCAAGAACTAAGTGAACTTGGATTAATAAAAGGAGGAAGCTTAGAGAATGCCTTGGTTTGTGATGGTGATAAATGGGTTAATCCACCATTAAGATTTGATAATGAACCAATAAGACATAAAATTTTAGACCTAATTGGGGACTTGGCTTTGGTAGGGTTACCTAAGGCTCAAATTTTAGTTTATAAAGGATCACATTCTTTAAATGCTTTATTGGCCTCATCTTTAAAATATTAA
- a CDS encoding BamA/TamA family outer membrane protein: MKGLSYRNFSRDREIETTKDFKKTNRKLITKFKKEKSTENIEIENIKIINQNSDLPSISLPQPFEGFKNNFVASKQQEKKIDVYISEIIIEGWENHPEGRKLELAAYDAMRTKPGSIINNQTLKKDLNAIYASGWFSGVKIESQDGPSGVRLIVKVVPNPILRKVELNPKNSLISDAYVNEIFNNFYGTTLNLNGLQNKIEIIKKRYESEGYSLARISGPDRISEDGLIILNVSEGIVSDIQYRFPGSDGELKVDGKERKGKTKKWVIDRELKTQKGKVFNRKILEEDIKRLYATSLFDDVKVSLGSDKLNPGQVIIYLDLSEQRTGSLTGGLGYSNSAGIFASIGLQETNALGRAWSTNLNLNFGEYSTTYNFSLTDPWIKGDKNKTAFRTNVFLSRDYPQEFKSEENGKIYAVDDTNTSTSDTFSSIVLEKTGGGFSFSRPLNGGDPFKSSKWRVLAGMNFKKVKMIDSSGNEKPYGDMTPTTGNINDIICIGFTENDGSCPAENTLVSFIASTSKNSLNSSVNPTSGNKLTFGTEQFVSVGNNSPTFNRMRASYSYFVPTRLINLTKECRSSDANSEDCPQAVGFQFKAGTMFGELPPYEAFCMGGTSSVRGWGSCDLAVSKSFVEGTVEYRFPIWRIISGAFFVDAGSDLGSQKAIKGKPGKLLQKSGSGYSIGGGVGVKTPIGPLRLDVASKDLSGDWRYTLGVGWKF, translated from the coding sequence ATGAAAGGTTTGAGTTATCGAAACTTTTCTAGAGACAGAGAAATTGAAACAACAAAAGACTTTAAAAAAACTAATAGAAAATTGATAACAAAATTTAAAAAGGAGAAGTCTACAGAAAATATAGAAATTGAAAATATTAAAATCATTAATCAAAATTCAGATTTACCTTCAATATCATTACCTCAACCTTTTGAAGGTTTTAAAAATAATTTTGTAGCTAGCAAACAACAAGAAAAAAAGATTGATGTTTATATATCAGAAATTATCATAGAAGGATGGGAAAATCATCCTGAGGGTAGAAAGTTAGAACTTGCTGCTTATGATGCAATGCGTACTAAGCCAGGAAGTATTATTAACAATCAAACTCTAAAGAAAGACCTAAATGCAATATACGCTAGTGGTTGGTTTTCCGGAGTTAAAATAGAATCCCAAGATGGCCCATCAGGAGTGAGGTTAATTGTAAAAGTAGTGCCAAATCCAATTTTGAGGAAGGTTGAACTAAACCCAAAAAATTCTTTAATTTCTGATGCATATGTAAATGAAATTTTTAATAATTTTTATGGCACAACTCTTAATCTTAATGGATTACAAAATAAGATTGAAATAATAAAAAAGCGTTATGAAAGTGAAGGATATTCTTTAGCTAGAATTAGTGGCCCAGATAGAATTTCTGAAGATGGCTTAATAATTTTAAATGTTTCTGAGGGAATAGTATCTGATATTCAATATAGATTTCCTGGCTCCGATGGAGAATTAAAAGTTGATGGAAAAGAAAGAAAAGGGAAAACAAAAAAATGGGTTATCGATAGAGAACTAAAAACACAAAAAGGGAAAGTATTTAATAGAAAAATTTTGGAAGAAGATATTAAAAGACTTTATGCCACATCACTGTTCGATGATGTAAAGGTATCTCTTGGCTCTGATAAATTAAATCCTGGTCAAGTCATAATTTATTTAGATTTAAGTGAGCAAAGAACAGGATCCTTAACAGGTGGCCTCGGTTACAGTAATAGTGCAGGTATATTTGCGTCTATTGGTCTACAAGAGACAAATGCGTTAGGTAGGGCATGGTCAACTAATTTAAATCTTAATTTTGGGGAGTATTCGACAACATATAATTTTTCTCTAACTGATCCATGGATAAAAGGGGATAAAAATAAAACTGCTTTTAGAACAAATGTTTTTTTAAGTAGAGACTATCCACAAGAATTTAAAAGCGAAGAGAATGGAAAAATATATGCTGTAGATGATACAAACACTTCTACATCGGATACTTTCTCATCAATAGTTTTAGAAAAAACTGGGGGTGGATTTTCTTTCTCAAGGCCTCTTAATGGAGGAGATCCATTTAAATCTTCTAAATGGAGAGTTCTTGCAGGAATGAATTTTAAGAAAGTAAAGATGATTGATAGTAGTGGTAACGAAAAACCTTACGGTGATATGACACCAACGACAGGCAATATAAACGATATTATCTGTATTGGATTTACTGAAAATGACGGATCATGTCCTGCAGAAAACACATTGGTAAGTTTTATTGCTAGTACATCAAAAAATAGTTTGAATAGTTCAGTAAATCCAACTTCTGGAAATAAATTAACATTTGGTACTGAACAATTTGTTTCAGTGGGTAATAACTCACCAACTTTCAATAGAATGAGAGCCTCATATTCATATTTTGTGCCCACAAGATTGATTAATTTAACCAAAGAATGCAGATCTAGTGATGCAAATAGTGAAGATTGCCCACAAGCTGTTGGTTTTCAATTTAAAGCTGGAACCATGTTTGGAGAATTGCCTCCCTATGAAGCCTTTTGCATGGGAGGAACATCATCTGTTAGAGGTTGGGGATCTTGTGATTTGGCTGTAAGTAAAAGTTTTGTTGAGGGCACAGTAGAATATAGATTTCCTATTTGGAGAATCATATCAGGAGCTTTCTTTGTTGATGCTGGTAGTGATTTGGGTTCTCAAAAGGCTATTAAAGGAAAACCTGGAAAATTATTGCAGAAATCAGGTTCTGGGTATTCGATTGGAGGGGGAGTTGGAGTGAAAACCCCAATTGGTCCATTAAGATTAGATGTTGCTAGTAAGGACTTAAGTGGAGATTGGAGATATACACTTGGGGTTGGATGGAAGTTTTAA
- a CDS encoding phosphoribosylaminoimidazolesuccinocarboxamide synthase, which yields MNNQLNLIYEGKAKKIFSHEDSEKVIIEFKDDATAFNALKKAKFKGKGELNCLITTKIFQFLSKNGIPTHFIGLRNNNSIIAQKIKIFPLEIVLRNKAYGSICKQTTIEPGTQFKKPLIDIYFKNDELNDPLLTKNRIRLLNIISSEDLEIIEKSTLSVNKILKEFFLNINLELVDFKLEFGKNSNGDIVLADEFSPDNCRLWDLNPVDVKMRSLDKDRFRNDLGGLIEAYDEINNRIDKFFISQ from the coding sequence ATGAATAATCAACTCAATTTAATTTATGAAGGAAAAGCAAAAAAAATATTTTCTCATGAAGATTCTGAAAAAGTGATTATTGAATTTAAGGACGATGCAACTGCTTTTAATGCATTAAAGAAAGCTAAGTTTAAAGGTAAAGGAGAACTAAACTGTCTTATTACAACAAAAATATTCCAATTTCTTTCTAAGAATGGAATTCCAACTCATTTTATAGGTTTACGTAATAATAATTCAATAATTGCTCAGAAAATAAAAATTTTTCCACTTGAAATTGTTCTTAGAAATAAGGCTTATGGCTCTATTTGCAAACAAACTACAATAGAACCAGGCACACAATTCAAAAAACCATTAATTGATATCTATTTTAAAAACGATGAATTAAATGATCCTCTCTTAACGAAGAATAGAATTAGGTTATTAAACATTATTAGCAGTGAAGATTTAGAAATTATTGAAAAATCTACGTTATCTGTAAACAAAATTTTAAAAGAATTTTTTTTAAATATTAATCTTGAACTTGTAGATTTTAAGTTAGAATTTGGTAAGAACTCCAATGGTGATATTGTTTTGGCTGACGAATTTAGTCCTGATAATTGTAGATTATGGGATCTTAATCCAGTAGATGTTAAAATGAGAAGTCTTGATAAAGATCGATTCAGAAATGATTTAGGAGGTTTGATTGAGGCTTATGATGAAATCAATAATAGGATAGATAAATTTTTCATCTCTCAATAA
- the purD gene encoding phosphoribosylamine--glycine ligase, giving the protein MIFNSTTPKVNKKLENILIIGNGGRENSLGWAIQKNKLIKKIYLSPGNAGSEKIKKCIKIDLDITYKKDLINKLKSLDIDLVVIGPEIPLAEGLGDYLRKNNFDVFGPNQDGARLEYSKSWAKEFMKNANIPTAKFWKVRSFQEAKKVIDNSKESLVVKADGLASGKGVFIPESKNECLQATQTIFNGKFGKSGEIVVLEEKIQGPEISIFVLCDGEKYVLLPTAQDHKRLNEKDEGPNTGGMGAYSPAPLATQNLLTRIINEIIQPTIDALRRKKIDYRGVIYFGLMITNSGPKVIEYNCRFGDPECQTIMPLLDSNFVNLLQNCAMGNLTGNEEIVLTNKVSGCVIATSKGYPHEYKTGFPIKIGKIDSTDCQIFDSGTRFSDNGELLTDGGRVLSIVCQDKNFDLVFEKAYKTLKEINFDGIYYRKDIGHQVRRNFSEEN; this is encoded by the coding sequence ATGATTTTCAATTCAACAACTCCTAAAGTCAATAAGAAGCTTGAAAATATATTAATAATTGGTAATGGAGGTAGAGAGAATTCATTAGGTTGGGCAATCCAAAAAAACAAGTTAATAAAAAAAATATATCTTTCCCCAGGTAATGCTGGGTCAGAGAAAATAAAAAAATGTATAAAGATAGATTTAGATATAACTTACAAAAAAGACTTAATAAATAAACTTAAATCGCTAGATATAGATTTGGTTGTAATTGGTCCAGAGATTCCATTGGCCGAAGGCTTAGGTGATTATCTTCGTAAAAATAATTTCGATGTATTTGGTCCAAATCAAGATGGCGCAAGATTGGAATACAGTAAATCATGGGCGAAGGAATTCATGAAAAATGCAAATATTCCAACTGCAAAATTTTGGAAAGTCAGATCTTTTCAAGAGGCAAAAAAGGTCATAGATAACTCTAAAGAATCATTGGTAGTGAAAGCTGATGGATTAGCCTCAGGTAAGGGGGTTTTTATACCTGAATCAAAAAATGAATGTCTACAAGCCACACAAACAATCTTTAATGGTAAGTTTGGCAAATCAGGAGAAATAGTAGTTTTAGAAGAGAAAATTCAAGGGCCAGAAATATCAATTTTTGTGCTTTGCGATGGAGAAAAATATGTCCTACTGCCAACGGCACAAGATCATAAACGTTTGAATGAAAAAGATGAAGGGCCAAATACTGGTGGTATGGGTGCTTACTCTCCTGCTCCACTAGCAACTCAAAATCTACTTACAAGAATTATTAACGAAATTATACAGCCCACAATCGATGCATTAAGAAGAAAAAAAATAGATTATCGAGGAGTTATTTATTTTGGACTGATGATCACAAATTCAGGTCCCAAAGTCATAGAATATAATTGCAGGTTTGGTGATCCAGAATGTCAAACAATTATGCCTTTATTAGATAGTAATTTCGTAAATCTTTTACAAAATTGTGCAATGGGAAATTTGACCGGAAATGAAGAAATAGTATTAACTAACAAAGTAAGTGGTTGTGTAATAGCTACTTCAAAAGGCTATCCTCATGAATATAAAACTGGTTTTCCAATAAAAATTGGGAAGATTGACTCAACTGATTGCCAGATTTTCGACTCTGGTACACGTTTCAGTGATAATGGAGAACTACTTACTGATGGGGGGAGAGTCTTAAGTATTGTCTGTCAAGATAAAAATTTTGATTTGGTTTTTGAAAAAGCATACAAAACTTTAAAAGAAATAAATTTCGATGGAATTTACTATAGGAAAGATATAGGTCATCAAGTTAGAAGAAATTTTTCAGAGGAGAATTAA
- a CDS encoding HAMP domain-containing protein: MDHINKSKIGESNIHENVDINNNYWINRILAWWSGFSLRTKLLAIATLVVSLLMTGITFFALNSIQRDAGMNDTRYARDLGLLLSGNVTELVANNQKKEISNVAEKFWRSSRNLRYIFFTDSEDIVQLGIPISATPTSSDSQFQLTRKLKLPSELKKRPQFPLVRQHATPQGQVTDVFVPMLWKGKYLGTLALGVTPNKKALASAALTREVTVAVFISIWVLVILGAVFNALTITRPVRELVRGVREISKGNFKSRISLPMTGDLGELLNGFNRMATQLENYDEANIEELKAAQIKQQSLIATMADGALLLDAQGKIVLANPTAKRLFRWEGRFLEGKYFLNEIPEILSNDLHTNIESILNRGKEKDDLRFSLGEPARTLRIVLQSVLDTNKVELKGIAVTIQDLTREVELNAAQNRFISNVSHELRTPLFNIKSYVETLHDLKDQLSDEEQIEFLGIANSETDRLTRLVNDVLDLSRLESGKIIQLEHMDIKPAIEQTLRNYRLNATEKNVSLAHDIEETIPSILGNFDLLLQVFDNLLGNGLKFSPKNSSLIIRAYTWPDSCPAFPPSNNYDTAPQCELVSPLPKVRIEIADTGSGISQPDQEKIFDRFYRVENAVHTEQGTGLGLSIVRGIIEKHGGEIRMASELGVGTTFWFDLALAQSDKDELLTKSINNSDDFSDS; encoded by the coding sequence ATGGACCATATTAATAAATCTAAGATAGGAGAATCTAATATTCATGAAAATGTTGATATTAATAATAACTATTGGATTAATAGAATTCTTGCTTGGTGGAGTGGGTTTAGTTTAAGAACAAAATTATTAGCAATAGCGACCCTGGTTGTTAGTCTTCTAATGACCGGGATAACATTTTTTGCATTAAATAGCATCCAAAGAGATGCAGGAATGAATGATACACGATATGCTCGAGATCTTGGATTATTGTTATCGGGCAATGTAACAGAATTAGTTGCTAATAATCAGAAAAAAGAAATTTCAAATGTAGCTGAAAAGTTTTGGAGATCAAGTCGAAACTTACGTTATATATTTTTTACTGATTCTGAAGATATTGTTCAACTTGGCATACCGATAAGTGCAACACCAACAAGTTCAGATAGTCAGTTCCAGCTCACCAGAAAATTAAAACTACCATCAGAATTAAAGAAAAGACCACAATTCCCTCTAGTTAGACAGCATGCCACACCCCAAGGGCAAGTAACGGATGTATTTGTTCCAATGTTGTGGAAAGGCAAATATCTTGGAACTTTAGCTTTAGGAGTTACACCTAATAAAAAAGCCCTGGCAAGTGCTGCCCTTACAAGGGAGGTAACCGTAGCAGTATTTATTTCTATTTGGGTTTTGGTAATACTTGGAGCTGTATTCAATGCTCTAACAATTACTAGACCTGTAAGGGAGTTAGTAAGAGGTGTCAGAGAAATTTCAAAAGGAAACTTCAAATCCAGAATTTCACTTCCCATGACAGGAGATCTTGGGGAACTTTTAAATGGATTTAATCGAATGGCTACGCAGTTAGAAAATTATGACGAGGCAAATATTGAAGAACTGAAAGCTGCTCAAATAAAGCAACAATCACTAATAGCGACTATGGCTGATGGGGCATTATTATTAGACGCACAAGGCAAGATTGTACTCGCTAATCCAACTGCAAAAAGATTATTCCGTTGGGAAGGAAGATTTTTAGAAGGTAAATATTTTTTAAATGAAATTCCCGAAATTTTATCTAACGACTTACATACAAATATAGAATCCATACTAAATAGAGGTAAGGAAAAGGACGATTTAAGATTTAGCTTAGGGGAACCAGCTAGAACTTTAAGGATTGTTTTACAATCCGTTTTAGATACAAACAAAGTCGAATTAAAAGGGATTGCTGTAACAATTCAAGATTTAACAAGAGAAGTAGAACTTAACGCAGCACAGAACAGATTCATTAGTAATGTTTCGCATGAACTGAGGACACCACTTTTTAATATTAAAAGTTATGTAGAGACTTTACATGATTTAAAAGATCAGCTTTCTGATGAAGAACAAATAGAATTTTTGGGTATTGCGAATTCAGAAACTGATAGATTAACAAGACTCGTAAATGATGTATTAGATTTATCAAGGTTGGAGTCTGGGAAAATAATTCAACTAGAGCATATGGATATAAAACCAGCTATAGAGCAGACTTTAAGAAATTATAGACTTAACGCCACAGAAAAAAATGTTTCATTAGCTCATGATATAGAAGAAACTATTCCTTCTATTCTTGGTAATTTTGATTTACTTTTACAAGTTTTCGATAATTTGCTTGGTAATGGATTAAAATTTAGTCCCAAAAACAGCTCCCTGATTATAAGAGCTTACACTTGGCCTGATTCCTGCCCAGCTTTTCCTCCAAGTAATAACTATGATACAGCCCCTCAATGTGAGTTAGTTTCACCATTACCAAAAGTAAGAATTGAGATTGCTGATACGGGTTCAGGAATATCTCAACCTGATCAAGAGAAGATTTTTGATCGTTTTTATAGAGTAGAGAATGCTGTTCATACCGAGCAAGGAACAGGCTTAGGTTTATCTATAGTTAGAGGAATAATTGAAAAACATGGTGGAGAAATTCGTATGGCTAGTGAATTAGGGGTTGGAACTACCTTCTGGTTTGATTTAGCTTTAGCACAATCTGATAAAGATGAATTATTGACAAAATCTATAAATAATTCAGATGATTTTTCAGACTCTTAA